Genomic DNA from Amycolatopsis alba DSM 44262:
CTCGCAGGCTTTGGGCCAGGCCCGCCGGGCGGCGGAGAACTTCCGGTTCTTCGCCGATCTGATCGTCGCGCAGGCCGACGACACCTACAAGGTGCCCGGCCGCCAGATCAACTACGTCAACCGCAAGCCGATCGGCGTCGCCGGGCTGATCACGCCGTGGAACACGCCGTTCATGCTGGAGTCGTGGAAACTCGCGCCCGCGCTGGCGACCGGCAACACCGTCGTGCTCAAGCCCGCCGAATTCACGCCGCTTTCGGCGTCGCTGTGGGCGGAGATCTTCGAAGAGGCCGGGCTGCCGCCGGGCGTGTTCAACCTCGTCAACGGTTTCGGCGAGGACGCGGGCGACGCGCTGGTCAAGCATCCGGACGTCCCGCTGATCTCGTTCACCGGCGAGAGCGGCACCGGCAGCCTGATCTTCGGGAACGCGGCGCCGTTCCTCAAAGGACTGTCGATGGAGCTGGGCGGCAAGTCCCCCGCCATCGTCTTCGCCGACGCCGACCTCGAGACCGCGATCGACGCGACGATCTTCGGCGTGTTCTCGCTCAACGGCGAACGCTGCACCGCGGGCAGCCGGATCCTGGTCGAGCGCGCGATCTACGACGAGTTCGTCGAGCGCTACGCCGCGCAGGCCAAACGCGTCGTGGTCGGTGACCCGAGCGACCCCAAGACCGAGGTCGGCGCGCTGGTACACCCCGAGCACTACGACAAGGTCATGAAGTACATCGAGATCGGCAAGACCGAAGGCAGGCTCGTCGCCGGTGGCGGCCGCCCCGACGGCTTCCCGACCGGGAACTACGTGGCGCCGACGGTGTTCGCCGACGTCAAACCGGACGCCCGGATCTTCCAGGAGGAGATCTTCGGCCCGGTCGTCGCGATCACCCCGTTCGACAGTGAAGACGAAGCACTGGCGCTGGCGAACAACACGAAGTACGGGCTCGCGGCCTACGTCTGGACCAACGACCTCAAGCGGGCGCACAACTTCGCCCAGTCCGTCGAGGCCGGGATGGTGTGGCTCAACTCGAACAACGTCCGCGACCTGCGCACCCCGTTCGGCGGGGTGAAGGCGTCCGGGCTGGGGCACGAGGGCGGCTACCGCTCGATCGACTTCTACACCGACCAGCAGGCGGTGCACATCAATCTCGGCGAGGTGCACAACCCCGCCTTCGGCAAGGGCTGACCCCCACTCCCCCGTCCACAAAGGATGTTGTCATGAACCCGATCCCTACGCCGTCCTCTCCACCACCGGACGTCCTGCGCTGCGCGTACATGGAACTCGTCGTCACCGATCTGGCGCGGTCGCGCGCGTTCTACGCCGATGTCCTCGGCCTGACGGTGACCGATGAGGACGAGAACACGGTCAGTCTCCGCACGATCGACGAGTTCATCCACCACAACCTCGTGCTGCGCCAGGGCCCGATCGCGGCGGTCGCGGCGTTCTCCTACCGGGTGCGCTCGC
This window encodes:
- the hpaE gene encoding 5-carboxymethyl-2-hydroxymuconate semialdehyde dehydrogenase, coding for MTSTTPRPIPNGVPERIRHYIGGELVDSADGAVFDVLDPVTNEVYVQAAAGKKADIDRAVAAARKAFTEGPWPKLLPRERSRVLNRIADLVESRDKRLAALESFDSGLPISQALGQARRAAENFRFFADLIVAQADDTYKVPGRQINYVNRKPIGVAGLITPWNTPFMLESWKLAPALATGNTVVLKPAEFTPLSASLWAEIFEEAGLPPGVFNLVNGFGEDAGDALVKHPDVPLISFTGESGTGSLIFGNAAPFLKGLSMELGGKSPAIVFADADLETAIDATIFGVFSLNGERCTAGSRILVERAIYDEFVERYAAQAKRVVVGDPSDPKTEVGALVHPEHYDKVMKYIEIGKTEGRLVAGGGRPDGFPTGNYVAPTVFADVKPDARIFQEEIFGPVVAITPFDSEDEALALANNTKYGLAAYVWTNDLKRAHNFAQSVEAGMVWLNSNNVRDLRTPFGGVKASGLGHEGGYRSIDFYTDQQAVHINLGEVHNPAFGKG